Proteins encoded by one window of Heliangelus exortis chromosome 5, bHelExo1.hap1, whole genome shotgun sequence:
- the PRDM11 gene encoding PR domain-containing protein 11 isoform X3, translated as MMEIEPNLSSFEFPEDKMLLREMSEKNVENQEDVRGQLQLTTLKQGKSPYKRSCDEGEFHPQTKKKKIDLIFKDVLEASLESAKFEENQLATSTPLSIRKASKYQAEDIFERCGSAMQHGSLSLGRNLSEGEWKVPHGSSFSSAKEMGILEDEEEEPLSLKADSPTELSLASARGNSHEIPTTSFCPNCIRLKKKIRELQAELDMLRSGKLPETPVLPPQVPELHEFSDPTASESIISVPTIMEDDDQEVDSADESVSNDMIAATDEPSKMSSATGRRIRRFKQEWLKKFWFLRYSPTLNEMWCHVCRQYTVQSSRTSAFIIGSKQFKIHTIKLHSQSNLHKKCLQLYKLRMHPEKTEEMCRNMTLLFNTAYHLALEGRPYYDFRPLAELLRKCELKVVDQYMNEGDCQILIHHIARALREDLVERIRQSPFLSIILDGQSDDLLADTVAVYVQYTSSDGPPATEFLSLQELGFSTTDSYLQALDRAFSSLGIRLQDEKPTIGLGVDGANITASLRANLFMTIRKTLPWLLCLPFMVHRPHLEILDAISGKELPCLEELENNLKQLLSFYRYSPRLMCELRVTAATLCEETEFLGDIRAVKWIIGEQNVLNALIKDYLEVVAHLKDVSGQTQRADASAIALALLQFLMDYQSIKLIYFLLDVIAVLSRLAYVFQGEYLLVSQVDDKIEEAIQEISRLADSPGEYLQEFEENFRESFNGIAVKNLRVAEAKFQSIREKICQKTQVILAQRFDSRSRTFVKACQVFDLAAWPRSTDELMSYGKEDMVQIFEHLETVPSFSREVCREGMDTRGSLLMEWRELKVDYYTKNGFKDLLSHICKYKQRFPLLNKVVQILKVLPTSSACCEKGRAALQRVRKNNRSRLTLEQLSDLLTIAVNGPPIANFDCKRALDSWFEEKSGNSYALSAEMLSRMSALEQKPMLQSMDHGSEFYPDI; from the exons ATGATGGAAATTGAGCCAAACCTATCGTCTTTTGAATTCCCAG aagaCAAAATGTTGCTGCGAGAAATGTCAGAAAAGAATGTGGAGAACCAAGAGGATGTGAGGGGACAGCTCCAGCTCACCACCCTAAAGCAAGGAAAGAGCCCCTACAAACGTAGCTGTGACGAGGGGGAATTCCACccccaaacaaagaaaaaaaagatcgATCTCATCTTCAAAGACGTCTTGGAAGCTTCCCTGGAGTCCGCCAAATTTGAAGAGAATCAGTTAGCAACGAGTACGCCTCTTTCCATCAGAAAAGCATCTAAGTACCAGGCTGAAGACATCTTTGAAAGGTGTGGAAGTGCCATGCAGCACGGCTCATTGAGCCTCGGCAGAAACCTGAGCGAGGGGGAATGGAAGGTCCCTCATGGTTCCTCTTTCAGCTCAGCCAAAGAGATGGGCATTCTGGAAGACGAGGAAGAAGAGCCCCTGTCACTCAAAGCAGACAGCCCCACTGAGCTGTCACTGGCCTCTGCACGAGGCAACTCCCATGAAatccccaccacctccttctGCCCCAACTGCATTCGGCTGAAGAAGAAGATCCGGGAGCTGCAGGCTGAGCTGGACATGCTGAGATCTGGGAAGTTGCCCGAGACTCCTGTACTACCGCCCCAGGTACCCGAGCTCCACGAGTTCTCAGACCCCACAG cttcAGAAAGCATCATCTCTGTTCCCACCATCATGGAAGATGATGACCAAGAGGTGGATTCGGCTGATGAATCAGTTTCCAACGACATGATTGCTGCTACAGATGAGCCTTCCAAGATGTCTTCTGCAACGGGCCGGAGGATACGACGGTTTAAGCAAGAGTGGCTTAAAAAGTTTTGGTTTCTGCGGTACTCCCCGACACTGAATGAAATGTGGTGCCACGTCTGCAGGCAGTACACAGTGCAATCCTCTCGGACTTCAGCCTTCATCATTGGCTCAAAGCAGTTCAAGATACACACAATAAAGCTTCACAGCCAGAGCAACCTCCACAAGAAGTGCCTGCAGCTTTACAAGCTCAGGATGCACCcggagaagacagaagagatgTGCCGAAACATGACCCTGCTCTTTAACACAGCCTACCACCTGGCCCTGGAGGGCAGGCCCTACTATGACTTTCGTCCTCTGGCAGAACTACTGAGAAAGTGTGAGCTCAAGGTGGTGGATCAGTACATGAACGAGGGAGACTGCCAGATCTTAATCCACCACATCGCCCGGGCTCTTCGGGAGGACCTGGTGGAACGCATCCGGCAGTCTCCCTTCCTCAGCATCATTCTGGATGGGCAGAGTGATGATTTGTTGGCAGACACCGTCGCGGTCTACGTGCAGTACACCAGCAGTGATGGGCCTCCAGCAACTGAGTTTCTCTCTCTtcaggagctgggcttttctACAACAGACAGTTACCTCCAAGCGTTAGACAGGGCTTTTTCCAGCCTGGGAATACGACTGCAGGATGAGAAGCCAACTATTGGCTTAGGAGTTGACGGTGCTAACATTACTGCCAGCCTGAGAGCCAACTTGTTCATGACAATAAGAAAGACCTTGCCCTGGCTTCTCTGCCTGCCCTTTATGGTGCACAGGCCCCACTTGGAGATTTTGGATGCGATCAGTGGGAAGGAGCTGCCGTGcttggaggagctggagaacaATTTGAAGCAACTGCTCAGTTTCTATCGTTACTCCCCCCGACTCATGTGCGAGCTGAGGGTCACTGCTGCCACTCTGTGTGAGGAGACTGAGTTCTTGGGGGACATTCGAGCAGTGAAGTGGATCATTGGGGAGCAGAATGTGCTCAATGCTCTAATCAAGGACTACCTTGAGGTTGTGGCCCATCTCAAAGATGTCAGTGGCCAGACCCAAAGGGCAGATGCTTCTGCCATTGCCTTGGCCCTCCTGCAGTTCCTGATGGACTACCAGTCAATTAAACTCATCTACTTCCTGCTGGACGTGATTGCTGTGCTCTCACGCCTCGCCTATGTCTTCCAAGGGGAGTACCTTCTGGTGTCACAGGTGGATGATAAAATAGAGGAGGCCATCCAGGAGATCAGCCGGCTAGCAGACTCTCCTGGGGAGTACCTGCAGGAGTTTGAGGAAAACTTCCGTGAAAGCTTTAACGGCATTGCTGTGAAAAACCTACGGGTGGCTGAAGCCAAATTCCAATCGATCCGAGAAAAGATCTGCCAGAAAACCCAGGTGATCCTAGCCCAAAGGTTCGATTCCCGGAGCAGGACATTTGTGAAGGCCTGTCAGGTATTTGATCTTGCAGCTTGGCCCAGAAGCACCGATGAGCTCATGAGCTACGGGAAGGAGGATATGGTACAAATATTTGAACACCTGGAGACGGTCCCATCATTTTCCAGGGAAGTTTGCAGAGAGGGGATGGACACCCGGGGGAGTCTGCTGATGGAGTGGCGAGAACTGAAGGTGGATTATTATACCAAAAACGGTTTTAAAGACTTGCTGAGTCACATTTGTAAATACAAACAGAGGTTCCCCCTCCTCAATAAAGTGGTTCAGATCCTCAAAGTCCTTCCCACCTCATCAGCCTGCTGCGAGAAGGGGCGCGCGGCGCTGCAGAGAGTGCGCAAAAACAACCGCTCTCGGCTGACACTGGAGCAGCTCAGTGATCTCCTGACCATCGCCGTTAATGGACCTCCGATTGCCAACTTTGATTGCAAAAGGGCACTGGATAGTTGGTTTGAGGAGAAGTCGGGCAACAGCTACGCTCTGTCAGCTGAAATGCTGAGCAGGATGTCAGCCCTTGAGCAGAAGCCGATGTTGCAGAGCATGGACCACGGCTCTGAGTTTTACCCCGATATTTAG